In Onychostoma macrolepis isolate SWU-2019 chromosome 12, ASM1243209v1, whole genome shotgun sequence, a single window of DNA contains:
- the cbx7b gene encoding chromobox protein homolog 7: MELSAIGEQVFAVESIIKKRVRKGHVEYLLKWKGWPPKYSTWEPEEHILDPRLVLAYEEKEQRERSVRWRKRGPKPKRLFMQRNIYAMDLRSAHKDTEKSSAHLPLTLDPRFQSTGACIYRQLTHHKKKKKASRETSEEEWDRREDDDDDDDDEGVMEEEEEEEEDTRQGGTKTGSNTLNKHVRRGRWSPTTGSEAMTISPLPEDWSPVMGPEEVIVTDITINSLTVTFREALVARGFFRSWEMEI; encoded by the exons ATGGAACTGTCGGCAATCGGTGAGCAAGTGTTCGCGGTGGAATCAATCATAAAGAAAAGAGTTAGAAAG GGTCATGTCGAATATTTATTGAAGTGGAAGGGGTGGCCTCCCAa GTACAGCACATGGGAGCCAGAGGAGCACATTCTAGACCCTCGACTGGTTTTAGCGTATGAGGAAAA agaacagagagaaaGGTCAGTGAGGTGGCGTAAAAGAGGCCCAAAACCGAAAAGACTCTTCATGCAG AGAAATATTTACGCAATGGATCTACGCAGCGCACACAAAGATACAGAGAAGTCTTCAGCACATCTGCCGCTCACGCTTGACCCAAGGTTCCAGTCCACAGGGGCTTGTATATATCGACAATTAACCCACcacaagaaaaagaagaaagcaTCCAGAGAGACTTCTGAGGAAGAATGGGATAGAagagaagatgatgatgatgatgatgatgatgagggggttatggaggaggaggaggaagaagaagaggacACAAGACAAGGAGGAACTAAAACTGGCAGCAACACTTTAAACA AGCATGTCAGGAGAGGTCGCTGGAGTCCAACCACTGGATCAGAGGCAATGACTATATCTCCTTTACCTGAAGACTGGAGTCCAGTTATGGGCCCAGAGGAGGTCATTGTGACAGATATCACCATCAACTCACTGACTGTGACTTTTAGAGAGGCCTTGGTAGCAAGGGGGTTCTTCAGGAGCTGGGAGATGGAGATCTGA